One Spinacia oleracea cultivar Varoflay chromosome 4, BTI_SOV_V1, whole genome shotgun sequence DNA segment encodes these proteins:
- the LOC110801809 gene encoding outer envelope protein 80, chloroplastic yields MSSTMPENGDVQFTSSSIKIPIYAPQNHQHPFSNLPFCSQSLTSTLTQAKFSITQFIDSLKLHKNPIKFRSSSPPPLLCSSTLALTRPDDSTQPQPGGGATFEVAQPKASVSRTRREDEERVLISEVLVRNKDGEELERKDLESEALTALKACRANSALTVREVQEDVHRIIDSGYFSTCMPVAVDTRDGIRLVFQVEPNQEFRGLVCEGANVLPSKFVEDKFRDGYGKVVNIRRLDEVIESINGWYMERGLFGMVSGVEILSGGILRLQIAEAEVNDVSIRFLDRKTREPTVGKTKPETILRQLTTKKGQVYSLNQGKRDVETVLTMGVMEDVSIFPQPAGDTGKVDLVMNVVERVSGGFSAGGGISSGITSGPLSGLIGSFAYSHRNLFGKNQKVNVSLERGQIDSIFRINYTVPWVEADDKRTQQSIMIQNSRTPGTLVHGNQPDNSNITIGRVTAGIEFSRPIRPKWSGTAGLTFQRAGAHDEKGDPVIKDFFSSPLTASGNTHDNMLLAKCECAYTGDLGSSMLVFSMEQGLPILPEWLSFNRVNARARTGAQVGPANLLLSLSGGHVVGKFCPHEAFAIGGTNSVRGYEEGAVGSGRSYVVGCGEFSFPLFGPVDGALFADYGTDLGSGPTVPGDPAGARLKPGNGYGYGFGIRVESPLGPLRLEYAFNDRQARRFHFGVGHRN; encoded by the exons GCGACGTTCAATTCACATCATCCTCCATTAAAATCCCAATTTATGCACCCCAAAATCATCAACATCCCTTCTCTAACCTCCCATTTTGTTCCCAATCCTTAACTTCCACCCTCACACAAGCCAAATTCTCAATTACCCAGTTCATAGATTCCCTCAAACTCCACAAAAACCCCATCAAATTTCGCTCTTCCTCCCCACCTCCATTGCTGTGCTCTTCAACATTGGCACTGACTCGACCCGACGATTCGACTCAGCCTCAACCCGGTGGCGGTGCTACGTTCGAGGTGGCTCAGCCGAAGGCCTCGGTGAGTCGGACTCGGAGGGAGGATGAGGAGAGAGTGTTGATCAGTGAGGTGCTTGTGAGGAACAAAGACGGCGAAGAATTGGAGAGGAAAGACCTGGAATCGGAGGCGTTAACGGCGTTGAAAGCGTGCAGGGCGAACTCGGCATTGACGGTGAGAGAGGTCCAGGAGGATGTTCATCGGATTATTGATAGTGGGTATTTTTCTACTTGTATGCCTGTTGCTGTGGATACTCGGGATGGCATCAGATTGGTCTTTCAG GTAGAACCAAACCAGGAGTTTCGAGGATTGGTGTGTGAAGGAGCGAATGTTCTCCCGTCCAAGTTTGTAGAGGATAAATTTCGTGATGGATATG GAAAAGTTGTCAATATCAGGCGTTTGGATGAAGTTATCGAATCCATCAATGGATGGTATATGGAGCGCGGTCTATTTGGCATG GTTTCAGGTGTTGAGATCCTTTCAGGGGGTATACTAAGGTTACAAATTGCTGAAGCCGAGGTCAATGATGTCTCAATCCGTTTTCTTGATCGGAAGAC ACGCGAGCCAACTGTGGGGAAGACAAAGCCAGAAACGATACTTCGTCAGCTTACAACTAAAAAAGGACAG GTTTACAGTTTAAATCAAGGAAAAAGGGACGTAGAGACAGTTCTAACTATGGGAGTTATGGAAGATGTTAGCATTTTCCCCCAGCCTGCCGGAG ACACAGGTAAGGTTGACTTGGTAATGAATGTGGTTGAGCGTGTGAGTGGAGGTTTCTCAGCTGGTGGTGGAATTTCGAGTGG GATAACTAGTGGTCCATTGTCAGGTCTGATCGGAAG CTTTGCATACTCTCATAGAAACCTTTTCGGTAAGAATCAAAAAGTGAATGTCTCCCTAGAGAGGGGGCAAATCGACTCTATATTTCGAATAAATTACACAGTCCCGTGGGTTGAAGCTGATGATAAACGTACACAACAGTCGATTATGATTCAG AACTCAAGAACTCCTGGTACTTTGGTCCATGGTAACCAGCCCGACAATAGTAACATAACCATTGGCCGTGTAACAGCTGGCATTGAATTCAGCCGGCCTATAAGACCAAAGTGGAGTGGAACAGCTGGACTTACATTTCAG CGAGCTGGTGCTCATGATGAAAAAGGGGATCCTGTTATAAAAGATTTTTTCAGTAGCCCGCTTACTGCAAG CGGGAATACTCATGATAATATGTTGCTTGCCAAATGCGAGTGTGCCTACACTGGTGACTTGGGGTCCTCAATG TTGGTATTCAGCATGGAACAAGGTCTTCCTATCTTGCCAGAGTGGTTGAGTTTTAATCGAGTAAATGCCCGTGCCAGGACAGGGGCTCAAGTTGGGCCAGCCAATCTTCTTCTAAG TTTGTCTGGAGGTCATGTGGTGGGCAAATTCTGTCCTCATGAAGCATTTGCCATTGGTGGTACAAATAGTGTGAGAGGATATGAAGAGGGTGCTGTCGGCTCAGGCCGTTCCTACGTGGTTGGCTGTGGAGAATTTTCCTTTCCTCTG TTTGGTCCAGTAGACGGGGCTCTTTTTGCTGATTATGGTACCGACCTTGGATCAGGCCCGACTGTTCCTG GTGATCCTGCTGGTGCAAGATTAAAACCCGGGAATGGATACGGATATGGATTTGGAATCCGAGTGGAATCTCCTTTAGGTCCTCTACGGCTTGAATATGCCTTCAACGACAGGCAAGCTAGGAGATTTCATTTCGGTGTTGGACACCGTAACTAA